From Selenomonas sp. AB3002, one genomic window encodes:
- a CDS encoding gamma-glutamylcyclotransferase family protein, with product MKTKIYIAYGSNMDLGQMKFRCPEATLLGTGLLESWRLMFKGSKTGAYATIEKEKGQTVPVLLWRITEEDEASLDHYEGFPTFYYKRVIQAVKTDEHGNRCGLTRGMAYIMHEERKLGIPSSHYFETLDRAYLKFGFDEEILGEAYEYSWPD from the coding sequence ATGAAAACGAAGATTTATATTGCCTATGGAAGCAACATGGATTTAGGCCAGATGAAGTTCCGCTGCCCCGAGGCTACGCTGTTGGGGACGGGGCTGCTGGAGAGCTGGAGGCTGATGTTCAAGGGGAGCAAGACCGGGGCCTACGCCACCATCGAAAAGGAAAAAGGGCAGACGGTGCCGGTGCTCCTGTGGAGGATTACCGAGGAGGACGAGGCCAGCCTCGACCACTACGAGGGCTTTCCAACCTTCTACTACAAGCGGGTCATTCAAGCCGTGAAAACGGACGAGCACGGCAACCGCTGTGGGCTGACCCGCGGGATGGCCTACATCATGCACGAAGAACGCAAGCTGGGGATTCCCTCCAGCCATTACTTTGAAACGCTGGACAGAGCCTATCTGAAGTTCGGATTTGACGAAGAAATCCTCGGAGAAGCCTACGAATACAGCTGGCCGGATTGA
- a CDS encoding terminase TerL endonuclease subunit, whose amino-acid sequence MRKLTGYKPTEFMDKDSHYDKGAADFAVAFIESLCHTKGTWAGKPFELIDWQERIIRDLFGILKKNGYRQFNTAYVEIPKKQGKSELAAAVALLLCCGDGEERAEVYGCAADRQQASIVFEVAADMVRMCPALNKRVKILASQKRMVFQPTNSFYQVLSAEAYSKHGFNIHGVVFDELHTQPNRKLFDVMTKGSGDARMQPLYFLITTAGTDTQSICYETHQKALDILEGRKIDHTFYPVIYGAKEDEDWTSPEVWKKANPSLGITVGLDKVQAACDSAKQNPGEENSFRQLRLNQWVKQSIRWMPMHKWDACAFPVDEDELEGRICYGGLDLSSTTDITAFVLVFPPVDEADKYMVLPYFWIPEDNVDLRVRRDHVPYDVWQRQGKLETTEGNVVHYGFIEKFIERLGERFNIREIAFDRWGAVQMVQNLEGMGFTVVPFGQGFASMSPPTKELMKLVLEERIAHGGHPVLRWNMDNIFIRTDPAGNIKADKAKSTEKIDGAIALIMALDRAVRCGNVSTESVYDSRGIFWL is encoded by the coding sequence TTGCGAAAACTTACCGGCTACAAGCCGACTGAATTCATGGACAAGGATTCCCACTACGACAAGGGGGCGGCAGATTTTGCTGTGGCCTTCATCGAGAGCCTGTGTCACACCAAAGGCACCTGGGCGGGCAAGCCCTTCGAGCTCATTGACTGGCAGGAACGAATCATCCGTGACCTGTTCGGCATCCTAAAGAAAAACGGCTATAGGCAGTTCAACACCGCCTACGTGGAGATTCCGAAGAAACAAGGCAAGAGCGAACTGGCGGCGGCTGTGGCGCTCCTGCTTTGCTGTGGCGATGGGGAGGAGAGGGCGGAGGTTTACGGCTGTGCCGCCGACCGCCAGCAGGCCTCCATTGTTTTCGAGGTGGCTGCAGACATGGTGCGGATGTGCCCGGCCCTCAACAAGCGGGTGAAAATTCTCGCCTCCCAGAAACGGATGGTTTTCCAGCCAACCAACAGCTTCTACCAGGTGCTCTCTGCCGAGGCTTACTCGAAGCACGGCTTCAACATACACGGCGTGGTTTTTGACGAACTGCACACCCAGCCCAATCGGAAACTTTTCGATGTCATGACCAAAGGCTCCGGCGATGCCCGCATGCAGCCGCTGTATTTCCTCATCACCACGGCAGGGACGGATACCCAGTCCATATGCTACGAGACGCACCAGAAGGCCTTGGACATCCTGGAGGGCAGGAAAATCGACCACACTTTCTACCCAGTGATTTACGGAGCCAAAGAAGACGAAGATTGGACCAGCCCGGAGGTTTGGAAGAAAGCCAATCCCTCCTTGGGCATCACCGTGGGGCTGGACAAGGTGCAGGCTGCTTGTGACTCTGCCAAGCAGAATCCGGGGGAGGAGAACTCCTTCCGACAGCTCCGCCTCAACCAATGGGTGAAGCAGTCCATCCGCTGGATGCCGATGCACAAATGGGATGCCTGCGCCTTTCCTGTTGACGAGGATGAACTGGAAGGGCGCATCTGCTACGGCGGGCTTGACCTTTCCAGCACCACGGACATCACGGCCTTTGTTCTGGTTTTCCCGCCGGTCGATGAAGCCGATAAATACATGGTGCTTCCTTACTTCTGGATTCCAGAGGACAATGTAGACCTTCGAGTGCGTCGCGATCATGTGCCCTACGATGTTTGGCAGCGGCAAGGTAAGCTGGAAACCACGGAAGGCAATGTGGTGCATTATGGCTTCATCGAGAAATTCATCGAGCGGTTGGGGGAGAGGTTCAATATCCGTGAGATTGCTTTTGACCGCTGGGGGGCGGTGCAGATGGTGCAGAACCTTGAGGGCATGGGCTTCACTGTGGTGCCCTTTGGGCAGGGCTTTGCCAGTATGAGCCCACCCACCAAAGAACTGATGAAGTTGGTGCTGGAGGAGCGGATTGCCCACGGCGGCCATCCAGTGCTGCGGTGGAACATGGATAACATCTTCATTCGCACCGACCCAGCAGGGAACATCAAGGCAGACAAGGCAAAAAGCACGGAGAAGATTGATGGGGCGATTGCCCTCATCATGGCCCTTGACAGGGCAGTGCGTTGTGGCAATGTTTCCACCGAAAGCGTCTACGACAGTCGAGGGATTTTCTGGCTTTAA
- a CDS encoding phage portal protein, giving the protein MSILSWLFHSRDKPTNSTAGSAYSFFFGGSTAGKAVSEKSAMQMTAVYACVRILAESIAGLPLHLFHYDGNGGKARATDHPLYFLLHDEPNPEMTSFAFRETLMTHLLLWGNAFAQVIRNGKGAVVALYPLMPNRMTVDRDKAGRIYYEYLRMDDEAPTMKGTTVRLNPSEVLHVPGLGFDGIVGYSPIAMAKNAIGMAMACEDYGASFFANGATPSAVLEYPGTLKDPAKVRESWELAHGGRNSHRIGVLEEGMKYTPIGIPPEQAQFLETRKFQINEIARIFRVPPHMIGDLEKATFSNIEHQSLEYVKYTLAPWICRFEQSMARVLLLPDEKKDYTIKFNVDGLLRGDYQSRMQGYAIGRQNGWMSANDIRQLESLDLIPEEKGGDLYLVNGNMAKLEDAGAVYSSKGKEKNTDGEDEEILGVEKEQPGNEGTNVGAKRRHR; this is encoded by the coding sequence ATGAGCATTTTATCCTGGCTTTTCCATTCTAGGGACAAGCCCACCAACAGTACAGCTGGCAGTGCATACAGCTTCTTTTTTGGCGGCTCCACGGCGGGCAAGGCGGTCAGTGAGAAATCTGCCATGCAGATGACTGCCGTGTATGCCTGTGTCCGCATCCTGGCAGAGTCCATCGCCGGACTGCCACTGCATCTGTTCCACTATGATGGAAACGGGGGCAAGGCGCGGGCTACAGACCACCCGCTGTATTTCCTCTTGCATGATGAGCCAAATCCAGAGATGACCTCATTTGCCTTTCGGGAAACCCTGATGACGCACCTGCTCCTTTGGGGTAATGCCTTTGCCCAGGTTATCCGCAATGGCAAGGGGGCGGTGGTTGCACTGTATCCGCTTATGCCTAACCGCATGACGGTGGACAGGGACAAGGCGGGGCGGATTTACTACGAGTACCTGCGTATGGACGATGAAGCCCCTACCATGAAGGGGACTACCGTGAGGCTGAATCCGAGCGAAGTATTGCATGTTCCAGGGCTGGGCTTTGATGGCATTGTGGGGTATTCGCCCATCGCCATGGCCAAAAATGCCATTGGCATGGCCATGGCCTGCGAGGATTATGGAGCCTCCTTCTTTGCCAACGGTGCCACCCCGAGTGCTGTTCTGGAATACCCAGGTACCCTCAAAGATCCAGCCAAGGTAAGAGAAAGCTGGGAACTGGCTCACGGGGGGCGGAACTCCCACCGCATAGGAGTGCTGGAGGAGGGCATGAAATACACGCCTATTGGCATCCCGCCTGAACAGGCTCAGTTCTTGGAAACGCGGAAGTTCCAAATCAATGAGATTGCCCGCATCTTTCGTGTTCCACCCCACATGATTGGCGACCTTGAGAAAGCCACCTTCTCAAACATAGAGCACCAGTCCCTTGAGTACGTGAAATACACCCTGGCACCGTGGATTTGCAGGTTCGAGCAGTCCATGGCTAGGGTTCTGCTGCTGCCAGATGAGAAGAAGGACTACACCATTAAGTTCAATGTGGACGGTCTGCTCCGTGGCGATTACCAAAGCCGTATGCAAGGATATGCCATTGGCAGACAGAACGGCTGGATGTCAGCCAACGACATCCGACAGCTTGAGAGTCTTGACCTTATCCCAGAGGAGAAAGGCGGGGACTTGTACTTGGTAAATGGTAACATGGCCAAACTGGAAGATGCGGGGGCGGTTTATTCCAGCAAGGGAAAGGAGAAAAACACAGATGGCGAAGACGAAGAAATTCTGGGCGTGGAAAAAGAACAGCCCGGAAACGAAGGAACGAACGTTGGTGCTAAACGGCGTCATCGCTGA
- a CDS encoding head maturation protease, ClpP-related gives MAKTKKFWAWKKNSPETKERTLVLNGVIAEDSWFGDEVTPAAFRDELYAEDGNIVVQICSPGGDCFAAAQIYSMLVDYPGKVTVRIDGLAASAASVIAMAGDEVQMYPTSLLMVHNPATMAAGDHNEMERAIAMLAEVKESIVNAYAAKTKLARAKISHLMEAESYLSAYKAVELGFADTILQREGAEDAEEADVSMLFSRRAVSNAIINKLTAVCGLAPGTENPEADEGNMETDEPPVPPEEARPQGRSVDMLMERLSLIKNHI, from the coding sequence ATGGCGAAGACGAAGAAATTCTGGGCGTGGAAAAAGAACAGCCCGGAAACGAAGGAACGAACGTTGGTGCTAAACGGCGTCATCGCTGAGGACAGCTGGTTTGGTGATGAGGTGACACCGGCGGCCTTTCGCGACGAACTTTATGCGGAGGACGGCAATATAGTGGTGCAGATTTGCTCTCCAGGGGGAGACTGCTTTGCGGCGGCGCAGATTTACTCTATGCTGGTGGATTATCCTGGCAAGGTAACTGTTCGCATTGATGGTCTGGCGGCCTCGGCGGCCAGTGTCATTGCCATGGCTGGGGATGAGGTGCAGATGTATCCCACTTCGCTTCTGATGGTGCATAATCCCGCCACCATGGCAGCGGGCGATCACAATGAAATGGAGCGGGCCATTGCCATGCTGGCGGAGGTGAAGGAATCTATTGTCAATGCATACGCTGCCAAAACCAAACTGGCGAGAGCAAAGATTTCTCACCTGATGGAAGCCGAAAGCTATCTCAGCGCCTACAAGGCAGTGGAACTGGGCTTTGCGGATACTATCCTTCAGCGTGAGGGGGCAGAGGATGCGGAGGAGGCTGATGTGTCTATGCTGTTCTCCCGGAGGGCGGTGTCCAATGCCATCATCAATAAGCTGACAGCAGTTTGCGGGCTTGCTCCTGGAACTGAAAATCCTGAGGCAGATGAGGGAAATATGGAGACTGATGAACCACCTGTACCGCCAGAAGAAGCTAGGCCGCAAGGACGCTCCGTGGATATGCTTATGGAACGCCTGTCACTTATAAAAAATCATATCTGA
- a CDS encoding phage major capsid protein, with the protein MATTINELRAKRAQAWEGAKAFLESHRNEKGILSAEDDAAYTRMEQDIDALGKEIKRLERQQEIDAELNRPTSQPIKEKPAATTGIADTKQGRKSDEYKVAFWNMIRSKAVTPEVLNVLQIGTDADGGYLAPDEFEHTLISALEEENIFRKFARTLQTNSGDRLIPVVSSHGKAEWMDENALVPESDDKFAQMSVSAYKLGTFIKVSDELLNDAAFDIPNYIATEFARRMGAREEEAFFVGDGVKKPTGIFADEGGADVGVTLGSAAITADSLIDLFYSLRAPYRRNAVWIMNDSTVKAIRKLKDKNDQYLWQTALTAGTPDTILNRPIYTSPYVPEIANGNKVMMFGDLKYYWVVDRQGRSFKRLNELFATTGQVGFMTTQRVDGKLTLSEAIKVMQVKGTNSGNSNKG; encoded by the coding sequence ATGGCTACAACTATCAACGAACTTCGTGCAAAGCGCGCCCAGGCATGGGAAGGTGCCAAGGCTTTCCTGGAATCTCACCGAAACGAGAAGGGAATCCTCTCTGCTGAGGACGATGCCGCTTATACCCGCATGGAGCAGGATATCGATGCCCTGGGCAAGGAAATCAAGCGGTTGGAGCGTCAGCAGGAAATCGATGCAGAACTGAACCGTCCCACCAGCCAGCCTATAAAAGAAAAGCCTGCTGCCACAACAGGGATTGCCGATACCAAGCAGGGCAGGAAATCTGATGAGTATAAGGTTGCCTTTTGGAACATGATTCGTTCCAAGGCTGTAACGCCGGAGGTCTTGAACGTGCTCCAGATTGGCACAGATGCCGATGGCGGCTATCTGGCACCGGATGAATTCGAGCACACCCTCATCAGCGCGCTGGAAGAGGAAAATATCTTCCGCAAGTTTGCCCGCACCCTGCAGACTAACAGTGGTGACCGTCTTATCCCTGTGGTGTCCAGTCATGGCAAGGCTGAGTGGATGGACGAAAATGCGCTGGTGCCCGAAAGCGATGACAAGTTCGCTCAGATGAGCGTCAGCGCTTACAAGCTGGGGACTTTTATCAAGGTTTCCGATGAGCTTCTGAACGATGCCGCCTTTGATATCCCCAATTACATCGCCACCGAGTTTGCCCGCCGCATGGGTGCAAGGGAGGAGGAAGCCTTCTTCGTAGGTGATGGCGTGAAGAAGCCCACAGGCATTTTTGCCGATGAGGGCGGTGCTGATGTTGGGGTCACTCTGGGGAGTGCTGCCATCACAGCAGATTCGCTCATTGATTTGTTTTACAGCCTCCGTGCCCCTTACCGCAGGAACGCTGTGTGGATTATGAACGATTCCACCGTGAAGGCCATCCGCAAGCTGAAGGACAAGAACGACCAGTACCTCTGGCAGACGGCTCTCACGGCTGGGACCCCGGATACGATTCTGAATCGTCCCATCTACACCTCGCCCTATGTACCGGAAATCGCCAACGGCAACAAGGTGATGATGTTCGGAGACCTGAAATACTACTGGGTAGTGGACCGCCAGGGCAGGAGCTTCAAGCGCCTGAACGAACTCTTCGCTACCACGGGACAGGTAGGATTTATGACCACCCAGCGTGTGGACGGCAAGCTGACGCTTTCCGAGGCTATCAAGGTCATGCAGGTGAAGGGGACAAACTCCGGTAATAGCAATAAGGGCTGA
- a CDS encoding head-tail connector protein translates to MIVTLPKAKKYLRIDTNDEDDIVRKLLRSAEQICIDVARLEPEEYKACGAVAKIAVLYALGYLYEHRDEADHKALTMTLRSLLMGIRREGF, encoded by the coding sequence TTGATTGTTACTCTGCCGAAGGCAAAGAAATACCTTCGCATTGACACTAATGACGAGGATGATATAGTCCGCAAACTCCTGCGGTCAGCGGAGCAAATATGCATTGACGTGGCAAGGCTGGAGCCGGAGGAATACAAGGCCTGTGGAGCAGTTGCCAAGATAGCAGTTCTTTATGCTTTGGGTTATCTTTACGAGCACCGGGACGAGGCTGACCACAAGGCATTGACCATGACGCTCCGTTCCCTGCTGATGGGCATACGCCGGGAGGGGTTCTGA
- a CDS encoding head-tail adaptor protein, producing the protein MYVSLSELRHRIRILRPLTTVDEEGNLIEQGWTEIAAVWAKVLPYATKISDGYAEKVDEVSYRVVIRYREDIQVTDVLRWLGKTLVLSAPPYGMDGLRKYTVIEARELVEDG; encoded by the coding sequence ATGTATGTATCTCTGAGCGAACTTAGGCACCGGATAAGAATCCTGCGACCTTTGACTACGGTAGACGAAGAAGGAAATCTTATCGAGCAGGGCTGGACAGAGATAGCTGCTGTCTGGGCCAAGGTGCTGCCCTATGCCACGAAAATCTCGGACGGCTATGCTGAGAAGGTGGATGAGGTGAGTTACCGAGTGGTAATTCGGTACCGGGAAGATATCCAGGTAACAGATGTCCTTCGGTGGCTGGGCAAAACACTTGTACTGTCGGCTCCACCTTATGGGATGGACGGTTTGCGTAAATACACCGTTATAGAAGCGAGGGAGCTGGTGGAGGATGGCTAA
- a CDS encoding HK97-gp10 family putative phage morphogenesis protein, with the protein MAKGWQSSEEILRELGDEATKAAKSALAEGVELVMKEAKERCPVYTGNDRRVVKGALKNSIHAEKMKGGAKYKIIADALSHDGIFYGKLVEFSPAINKPFMYPALDAQRETVKKLIIEAVREAVRKR; encoded by the coding sequence ATGGCTAAAGGCTGGCAATCCTCAGAGGAGATTCTGCGGGAATTAGGGGATGAGGCCACTAAGGCTGCCAAGTCTGCCCTGGCAGAGGGCGTGGAGTTGGTCATGAAAGAGGCCAAGGAGAGGTGCCCTGTCTATACTGGTAACGATAGGCGAGTGGTCAAGGGGGCGTTGAAGAATTCAATTCATGCGGAAAAGATGAAGGGCGGTGCCAAGTACAAAATCATCGCAGATGCTCTATCTCATGATGGCATTTTCTATGGCAAGCTGGTGGAGTTCAGCCCGGCCATCAACAAGCCCTTTATGTATCCGGCATTGGATGCCCAGCGGGAAACGGTCAAGAAGCTGATAATCGAAGCAGTACGAGAGGCGGTGCGGAAAAGATGA